The genomic stretch AACGTTGCCGGACTTTTTTACAAAAGCCTGACAACCCCGCTGAACTTTTTTTAGAAAGTCCGGCAACTTTGCCGGACTTTTTTTGGACATCCGGCAGGGCAGCCTGAAGGTCCAGACGTAAACGGATCTTCACGAACCCCGGATTTTTTTGGAAATGTCCGGTAACTTTACCGGACTTTTTTTAAAAATCTTCACGAACCTTGCCGACTTTTTTACAAAAGTTCGATAATGTCATCAGACTTTTTTGGAAATCTTCAGCTGCTGTGCCGGACATTTTCCGGAAAAGTCCGGCCGGGCCGGGACTGAGCGCCCGTAGTTTGGGGCCGGGATCAAAAAGATGGGGGCTGATGTCCCCATACCCCCAACAAGCGAGGAGTGCCGCCGCCCCCGAAGGGGCGCCCCCGCGGCGGATCAGGGAAGGGATAACCGCACTCGCCCCGCCGCGCCCCGCGAGGGGCCCTGAAGCGGGGGGTATTGTAATTTTTTTTTGCGTGTTTGGAAAAAGTAGTCGGCGAATTTCAGGGTTTCCCGCCGGTTATTCCCTTCTCCCTTCTCCCGCAATCCGGCCCCGGGCAATCTCGCAGTACCGCGGATCGATCTCGATCCCGATCGCCTTACGCCCGCACCGTGAAGCGGCAACAAGCGTGCTCCCGCTGCCCATGAAAGGATCGAGCACCGTGTCGCCGACAAACGAGAAGAGTTTCATACAGCGCATCGGAAGCTCGACCGGGAACGGCGCCGGGTGGCCGATCCGGCTCTTCTTCTCGCCGTTAAATGTCCAGAGGCCGTTCGTCCAGGCCATGAACTCCTCCCTTGTTATGTCGGACTCGCCGGACCCGCTCGTCTTCTTCCACGAATCCCTGTAGAGCACCACGACGAGCTCGACCGGCGCGATCACATAAGGGGCCGAAGCCGAGAGCCACGAGCCCCACGCGGTCCGGCGCGAGATGTTCCCCTCGTTCCAGACAATGGTCGAATGGTAGGAAAAGCCGCACTCTTTTGCAATCGTGGTGAGATCGGCACCTACGCTCTGCTGGCCGTCCTTGTTCTTGTCAAGGGGAATGTTGAGGCAGAACCGGCCGTCGGTTTTGAGCCAGCCGTGGCAGCGCTTCATCCAGCGGCGGGAAAACTCCAGGTAATCCGCATAGGAAACCCCGTCGTTGTGGCTGTTGTACTGGATGTCCACGTTGTAGGGCGGCGAAGTGACAACGAGATCAATGCTCTTTGTCCGGATCTTCCTGGTGGCAAAGACGTCTTCGTTGAGGATGGTGAGGCTCTCCGGTACGTCCTTTGTTCTCGCTGCCATGGCCGCTCCTTATCGTATATGTGCGTTGATCGTCATTCCTAATCTAGTTCGGGTTTCGCATATCGGGTTTTATCGGATCCGGCCGCCCATAACAACGCATGAAGCACGAGCCCGGGCCCGCGTATTCCTACACGCCCATCGGCACGATCCACTCGCCGTTTACCGATATCGCCGGCATGCCCATCCAGCCGGTCGGCGCCCGGGGCGTCCGGGGCACGATCGAGATCCGCGAAGATCTCCGCGAAGGGCTCTCTGACCTTGCGGCATTCTCCCGCGTGATCCTGATCTACGCGCTGCACCGCTGCTCGGGCTACAGCCTCACGGTCACGCCGTTTCTGGACCCGGCTCCCCACGGGATCTTTGCCACCCGGTCGCCAAAACGGCCAAATGCCATCGGTCTCTCGGTCGTGCGGCTCACCGGGGTGGACGGCTGCACGATCTCCATCGAGGACGTGGATGTGCTCGACGGGACGCCGCTCCTCGACCTCAAACCCTATGTCCCGTCCTTTGACGCGTACCCCGATTCCTGCTGCGGGTGGTTCGAGCACGTTGCAGAGAATGCGAAAGTGACCCGGTCGGACGACCGGTTCCGGTGACAAAGCCCGGCAGCACGGTTTTCGGAATGTATAATAGGCACATTGTCCGATGGTAGATTATCATGGCAGAGAAGGAAGCCCTCCGCGGGGTTACCGGGATCATCCGGCCGTACAAGGAATACATGACCAGCCTCGGCCTCGTTAAAGGCGACCAGGTCGTCTATTACGGGTGCGTAGGGACCTGCACCCCGTTTGTCGAACTGCTCGCGATCGGGATCCGGGGCCTGCACCTTTCGCAGGTCTTTGTCCCGCTCCTTGACGAGACCAAAGCCCGGGCGATCACCGATGTCCCGGATGTCGGGATGCAGGCCGCGGGACCGCGTGCAGAGGTATCAGAGGTCTCCCCGAAAGTGATCGTTATTATGGGCGGGCTTGCCATGCCGCTGATGCCGACCACAAAGGAGCTGGTCCGTGACCTTGCAGAACGCCATCCGGAGTCAAAAGTTGTGGGCGTCTGTTTCCAGGACATGTTTGCCCGGGCCGGCTGGATGGACGTTGTGCCGTTCGATTTTACCATCAGCGCAATGATCGAGCCGATCACGGTAACGCACCACCGCGAATAATCCGGCCTCTCCCCTCTTCCTGGAGGGATGGCCGGGACGATACCTATTTTCTTCTTTTACGCCACACCAGTACGCATGGCTTCTTTTGTCCACCGCATAGAAGTTCACTATAAAAACGATCCCCGGGAGAAGACCCGGACCGAACGGGTACGGGCCATCGGCATCCCGGTTGAATCGCTTTCCCTCGTGGATGTGTACACGATTGCAACCGAAGGCCGGGATATAGACACGGACTCCCTTAATGAGATCGGCGCCCGGCTCTCCAACCCCGTGGTGCAGGACTTTGTGGTGGACGAAGCAACTCACGCCCTGTTCGAATATGCGATCGAGGTCGGGTTTTTGCCGGGCGTGACCGATAACGTGGGCACGACCGCACGACAGACAATCGAGGATTATCTGGAGGTCCCGTTTGCAAAAGGCGAGATCGTGGCCGCCTCGCAGCTCTACCTTGCCCGGGGCAGGCTTTCCCAGGAAGAGGTTGCCCGTCTTGCCTCCCTGCTCGCAAACCCCCTCATCAACCGGGTGAGCACGAAGACCCGGCAGGAGTACGGGGAGAAGGGGATGGACCCGGTCGTCCCCCGGGTCCGGCTCTCGGAAGAGCAGACTGCGGGAACGGTGGATCTCGATATCCCCGACGCTGAGCTTGCGAAGATTGGAAAAGAAGGGATCGCCGACCCGGCAACCGGGCAGCGCCGCGGGCCGCTCGCGCTTGACCTCGACCAGCTCCACGCCATCCGCGACTATTTCAAAACGCAGGGGAGAAATCCGACCGATGTGGAGCTCGAATCCCTTGCCCAGACCTGGAGCGAGCACTGCAAGCACACGATCTTTGCCTCGGCAATGGACGACGATGTCCCGCGTGGGCTCTACAAGACGTACATCCAGGCCGCGACAAACGAGATACGAAAAGAGAAGGGCGAGAAAGACATCTGCGTCACGGTCTTTACCGATAACTCCGGCGCGATTGTCTTTGACGACGAGTACATCGTGACCCACAAGGTCGAGACCCACAACTCTCCCTCGGCCCTTGATCCGTTCGGCGGGGCGCTCACGGGGATCGTGGGCGTGAACCGTGACACGATCGGCTTTGGCCTCGGGGCAAAACCGTGCATCAACATCTACGGGTTCTGCGTGGGCGACCCGGCTACGGACCCGCAGCTTTTCCGGGGAAAAGATAAGATGAACCCGGTGCTCTCGCCCCGGCAGATCTTCGACGGCGTTGTGCGGGGCGTTGGCACGGGCGGGAACTGCTCGGGGATCCCGACACCGCAGGGCTTCTGCTACTTCGACAACCGGTACGCGGGAAAACCGCTTGTCTTTGCCGGCACGGTCGGCGTGATGCCGAGAAACCTCGGGGAGAAACCCCTGTACGAGAAGAAAGCGGAACCGGGAGACCTCATCGTGATGGTCGGCGGCCGGGTGGGAAAGGACGGGATCCACGGCGCCACGTTCTCGTCAGAAGCGCTCGATCCGAACAGCCCCGTGACAGCGGTCCAGATCGGCGACCCGATCACGCAGAAGAAGTTCTCGGACGTGCTCGTGAAGGAGGCCCGGGACCGCGGGCTGTACCGGAGCATCACGGACGACGGGGCCGGAGGGCTTTCCTGCTCGGTGGCGGAGATGGCAAAGGAGTGCAACGGCTGCCGCGTTGACCTTGAAAAAGTCCCCTTAAAATACCCCGGCATGGCACCGTGGGAGATCTGGATCTCCGAGTCGCAGGAACGCATGACGCTCGCCGTCCCTCCGGAGAAACTGGCTGAGTTTTTGGAACTCATGCAGCGCCGGGGCGTCGAGGCAACCGTGATCGGCGAGTTCACGGGCACCGGCCGCTGCGTGGTTGAGTACAACAGGAAAACCGTGATGGATGTCGACCTTGCCTTCCTGCACGACGGCCTGCCAAAGAAACACCTTACCACGGCGCCGCAGGAAGCAGATGCGGCAGAGCCGGCATTTTCCTGCCCGGCCCGGCTCGATGAAACGCTCGTTGCGATGCTTGGCCGGAAGAATATCTGCTCGACCGAGTTTGTCACCGTCCAGTACGACCACACCGTGCAGGGCGGCCACGTGCTCGGGCCGGTGCAGGGGAAGGGCCGGGTGCAGTCCGCTGCAACGCTCACCAAAGTTGTGCCGGGCTCCAAAAAGGCCGTCGGCCTCTCGCAGGCGCTCTTTCCCTCGTACTCCGAGATCGACCCGTACCGGATGGCAGCAGCCTCGATCGATGCCGCCATCCGCGGGCTTGTTGCGCTCGGCGTCCCCCCGGACAACATCGCCCTCCTCGACAACTTCTGCTGGTGCTCTTCCGATGAACCGGGCCGGCTGTGGCAGCTCAAGGAAGCAGCGAGAGGGTGTTACGATTATGCAAAAGCATTCGGGACGCCGTTCATCTCCGGCAAAGACAGCATGTTCAATGATTTCTCGGGCTATGATGCAGAAAACAACCGGGTAAAAGTATCCGTCCCGCCAACGCTCCTCATCTCGTCCATCGGCGTCCACCCGGACGCGGGAAAAGCGGTCTCGCTCGATGCCAAGATCGCCGGTGACCTTGTCTACGTGATCGGTGCAACCGGGTCGGAGCTTGGCGGCTCCGAGTATCACGCCCTGTGCGGTCTTTCCGGCGGCGTTGTCCCGGCGCTTGATACCGAAGCGGCAAAGGCCCGGTACAAAAAGCTGCACGACGCGATCAGCCACGAGCTTGTTGCATCGGCGTTCCCGGTGGGACGGGGCGGTCTTGGCACCGCCCTTGCAAAGGTCGCAGTCGGCGGCCTGCTCGGGATGGACATTACGATCCCGTCAAAGGTCCGGCCCGATAGTTTCCTCTTTGCCGAAACGCCCGGCCGGTTCGTGGTGACCATTGCACCGGACCACAAGCGGGCATTCGAGCAGGCTCTTGGCGCCGATGCCCTGCTGCTCGGGATGGCTGGCGGCAGCCGGCTGCGGATCACCGGGGAGACACTTCTCGTTGAACAGGAGATCGCCGCCCTTGAAAAAGCCTACACGGCAGCATTCGGGGGGTTCTGACCATGACGCCCACTTTACCCAAATCCTCGCGGCCCCTCATTGAAGATCGGGCCCTGATCCTGAGCGGGTACGGGATCAACTCCGAGATGGAAACACAGGAAGCCCTCCGCCGGGCCGGGATGGCATCGGAGATCGTGCACATCAACGACCTGATCGCGGGCCGGGAGCGTTTGTCCGGTTACCGGCTCCTCGTCTTCCCCGGCGGGTTCTCGTACGGCGACGATACGGGAGCGGGCAATGCGTATGCCAACCGGGTAAAAAACAACCTCTGGGAAGAGCTCATGGAGTTCCTTGACGGGGACAACCTGGTCCTTGGGATCTGCAACGGGTTCCAGATCCTTGCAAACCTCGGCCTGGTTCCGGCATTTGACAAAACCTATTCCCGGGATATTGCCCTCATGCCCAACCGGGTAGGAAGGCTCGAATGCCGGTTCGTCACGCTCAAACCGGCGGCCGAGAACATCTGGACGCACGGGATCGTGAAACTGTACTGCCCGGTCTCGCACGGGGAAGGCAACCTTTCGTGCTCCCCCGCGACCTTACAGCGGATCAAAAAGCAGCACCAGATCGCGTTCACCTACTGCCGCGAGGATTTGAGTCCTGCCGGCGGGGAGTACCCCTACAACCCGAACGGCTCGGTCGAGGATATCGCCGGGATCACGTCAGCGGACGGGAAAGTGCTCGGGATGATGCCGCACCCGGAGCGGGCAATGGAGTTCACGAATCTCTATAACTGGCCGCTCGTAAAGGAACAGATGCGGCGGAGCGGTGAACGGGCCGATCCCGAATCCCTCAACATGCGGATCTTCCACAACGTGGTGGACTACTTCGCATAAGGTAATCCGCTAAAAAAGAAGTGCCCGGTTCCCGCGGGACTACTTACTTATGGAACAGCCCCTTCTTTTTACCCTGTTTACTCTGCGCCGGTTGTCCGTTGTCTTCCCTGGGTAGGGGCATGTCAGCAGCACGGCGGTTAAGATCTGCCTGGAGTTCGTCAGCAATAAGTGGCAGGTGGGAATACTTTTTCCGTGGTTCGGCCATCTGGACCATATCCAGCTGGTTTGCCGCAGCGGGGCGGCGCACGGCCGGTGTCATCCCCTCGCTCATGCGCTGGAGATCGGTCTTCTGCTGGTTCTGCGGCGGCAGCGGTGCCGAGACATCGTACGTGGGATCGCCATCGGTCCAGGGATCCCACTCGTCGGCAGAAGGTTCTGCAACAGGCAGGGGCTCTTTTCGTGTCTTGACTTTGACCGGTTCGGGTTCCGGTTCATAGCCGGCAGCCGGTACCGTCCGTGTCCTTGGCGGGGCTGCAGGAACAAACGCTGCCCCGCAGCGGCTGCAGAACTTGGAATGATAGGATGGCGCTATGTTGCGGCAGACCGGGCAGATCGGTTTTGCCAGCGGGGCTCCGCATACATCGCAGAACTGCGCAATCTTGTCTGAAACCACCGCACCGCAGACCGGGCAGACCGGCAGGCCCTGCGGGTTTGACTGCTCTTCGTCCGCGAGCGGCGCACCGCACAGGTCGCAGAACTTGGAATTTGTATCGGGAGCGGGGGCGCCGCAGTTTCCGCATTTTTTTGCCATGTACTCTCTAGTGAATAAAATAGGGAGAAACATAAAGTCTGCGGATCCGTCGTCCGCATCTTTTCCTGTATCTTCATTTTCCGTCGTTGTACGCGACCCTCAAAACCGGGTGGCGGGAACGATCCGGTTCCATTTTGTGTACACCTCCCGGCAGTTTATCAGCAGTTCCGGCACCCAAACATGCCGGATCCGGCCCTTGGTATTCCGGGTGATCCTGTCAGGATCCAATCAGGGGATTCTTTTTTTTGTCCGGGCAGGCAACCTAGAGAATGTGACAGAGGAAGACCCCTTACAGAAACAGTTCCCGGACATTATCCAGGTGCGGGAACTCGTGGGGATGTACGAGATCCGGGTAAAGGATGTCGAAGTGCCCCTCAAAATCAAGGTAATACGGATAGGTACCGTGTATTACGGCATTGCCAGCCTTGCCGTACGGGAGAAAGGAGCAAAAGAGCATGTCCGCGATCTTTCGGGCTACCCGTCAAAGGAAGCTGCCCTGCACGGGGCAGTAAACGGGTTCTTTTCCCATCTCTCGCCCGGGGCCTCGATTAAGGAGATCAAGAACTGGGGTCTCTGATATACAGCCCAACGAAGCTCAATCTCCGGTTTTATTCTCCGACTCATTAAATCAGATTCACTTGCGAGCAAATTGGTTGGGGATAAGAAATATACTCCAAAATTATTTTCTTTTATGTATTCAAAAGATTACTTAATGTAATGTTGTGCTAACATTATATGTGGGATTGTCTCCACAATAGAGTAATCTCTTGATCAATCTGCGTGCGGGTGTTAAGTTACGAAGAAAAAAGGAATAGATACTCACAGAAAGATCCGGAAGATCGTATTGGTAATTCTTCTCTTCATTACCGTGGGGTTTGTTTCCTCTGTGGGGGTTATTTTTGTATTCCCTCATCTGAATCCGTTCCCTGCTCTTGACCCCCGGGCCGCTGATACGATTGCCCTGGAAAGAAGTGACGCCGATGAAACAATTCTCCTTAATGATGAAGTTAATGCCCAGTATGGAGAAACGATCTACCCTCAGGGAAAAGACCGAATTTCGGCCGAGCTGGCAAAAGTCCAAAACATTTCCGACACAAAAGGAAAACTTGACGAAATATTTACCTGGGAGATGACCGACTGGGTAGAACCCGATGATAATATATCGGCATTTGCCTGTACTGATCGCACCTGTAGTTACACATACCTTATCAGTAATCCCTCCCGGATGAAAGCAAGCCCTTATTATGATAATATGCTCTATCCCCAGATGACACCGAACGGCACGTATTATGCTGACGATCCTTATTGGATTGCATATAATAAAATCGGGGAATGTCGGGAATATTCCGAATTATTTGCATTTATGGCACAACAATCGGGTATAGAATCTCATATTGTAATGACTGACGCACACCAATGGGTGGAACTTGAACTCCCCAACGGATCCTATTATTACGATCCGTGGTGTGCACATACCCGCGATTATTACAATGCCACTGATGGCAATCTGACGTTTGAGAATAAATGGTTTAATAAAATCGGGGTGTATGAGCAGAACTGCCACCCCCCCGACCCCTCCATAATCACATACAGCGAATTTCCGTATATCTGGGCTACCCCAAAATACTGGGTTGCTTCCCAATGGCAAGAATAGAAGATGCCCTAAGTGAAGGCTGTTTAGCTAGTCATCCGAATCGTTATCGGGAGCTAACGGAGGTCCTGCTATATTTTTAGAGAGTAATGATTCTGCCCACGTGTGAAGGGTCAATCTAGAAAAAAAAGGTTTAGATGTAGGGGTTCCGGAGAGCCTTGCCCACACCGAAGGTCTTCCTGGCTTCGAGTGTGTTCTTGTTCTTCGTGATCTTCTCGTTTGCGAGCTTGCTCACGAGTTCAAGGCCGGGCTTGACCTTCTCGATGGGCTGGGTCTCGAAGACACCAGCGGCCATTGCCTTTGCCCAGACCGAGTCACCGATCTTCGAGCGAACGAAGACCGTGCTCCAGCCGTCGGGGCTGCCAACGGAACCGGTCGAGATATCAGCGAGGTTTGCCACATAGTCCATACAGACGTGGCAGCCGGGCTGCTCGTACTTGTGGGTAACCTTGAGCGGCAGCTGAACGACCTGTCCGCGCTTGCCGTAGACCCAGAACTTGCCCTTCCCGATCTCCATCTTCTTGACGGACTCGAGCTTCATTGCTGCGTGGTCTTCCACGAGCTGGAGGATGCTCTGGTACGGGAAGTTCTCCATGCAGAAGATACCGACTGCAAGAGCGATGCTGGACTCAACATCTCTCCAGCCGAACGGGTACAGCTGCCCCTTCCTTACTGCCTGCATCTGGCACGGTGTGCCAACGATACCGACCTTGTCCAGACCGTAGCTGCGGGTTGCTTCCTTGATTAAGGAAACGTTCGGGCTGATGTTGTACTTGGTGCCGCGTGCCGCGAGCAGTTCTGCCTTTGTAGTGGCTACGATCGGCTTGGGTCTCCAGTGGTGGTTCTGGCTGGCCGTGCTCTCGACGTTTGGATCTTCTTCGTAGGATCCTGCTACAATGGCTCCGTCAATGATGCCCTCATCGAGTGCATATGCAAAGAGCGAGGTAACGATACCGCCGTCCTGTGCTCCCTTGAGGATCTCCTTGTCGGCGCTGCGTGCTGCAACAACTGATTTGTATTTACCGAGTTCTGCTCCCATGTCAATCACCCTCACTGAAGAGCCGCCATAATGGCCTCGTTGATCGCCTCATACTCACTGATGACATCAGTGTTGAAGAAGCCTCTCGGGCACTGGGAATAGCAGGCACCGCATTTGATGCACAGGTCGCGTTCGCCGTTGGGCTTGCCGAATTCCATGGTGATTGCACGGACCGGGCATGCTGCCGCACAGCTTCCGCATCCCATGCACAGGCCCTGGTTGATGACTTCGGTCATCAGTTCGCAGAAGCATGCGCTGGTTCCCTTTGCTGCCATGTTCATGAGCGGGGTCAGGAACTTGGTTGCGAGCTCTTTTTGTTCCTTTGTTCCCTTGAGGAGCAGGTATGCCA from Methanoregula sp. UBA64 encodes the following:
- a CDS encoding 4Fe-4S binding protein, which encodes AYLLLKGTKEQKELATKFLTPLMNMAAKGTSACFCELMTEVINQGLCMGCGSCAAACPVRAITMEFGKPNGERDLCIKCGACYSQCPRGFFNTDVISEYEAINEAIMAALQ
- the frhB gene encoding coenzyme F420 hydrogenase subunit beta, whose product is MGAELGKYKSVVAARSADKEILKGAQDGGIVTSLFAYALDEGIIDGAIVAGSYEEDPNVESTASQNHHWRPKPIVATTKAELLAARGTKYNISPNVSLIKEATRSYGLDKVGIVGTPCQMQAVRKGQLYPFGWRDVESSIALAVGIFCMENFPYQSILQLVEDHAAMKLESVKKMEIGKGKFWVYGKRGQVVQLPLKVTHKYEQPGCHVCMDYVANLADISTGSVGSPDGWSTVFVRSKIGDSVWAKAMAAGVFETQPIEKVKPGLELVSKLANEKITKNKNTLEARKTFGVGKALRNPYI
- a CDS encoding zinc ribbon domain-containing protein; this encodes MAKKCGNCGAPAPDTNSKFCDLCGAPLADEEQSNPQGLPVCPVCGAVVSDKIAQFCDVCGAPLAKPICPVCRNIAPSYHSKFCSRCGAAFVPAAPPRTRTVPAAGYEPEPEPVKVKTRKEPLPVAEPSADEWDPWTDGDPTYDVSAPLPPQNQQKTDLQRMSEGMTPAVRRPAAANQLDMVQMAEPRKKYSHLPLIADELQADLNRRAADMPLPREDNGQPAQSKQGKKKGLFHK
- a CDS encoding DNA-methyltransferase, giving the protein MAARTKDVPESLTILNEDVFATRKIRTKSIDLVVTSPPYNVDIQYNSHNDGVSYADYLEFSRRWMKRCHGWLKTDGRFCLNIPLDKNKDGQQSVGADLTTIAKECGFSYHSTIVWNEGNISRRTAWGSWLSASAPYVIAPVELVVVLYRDSWKKTSGSGESDITREEFMAWTNGLWTFNGEKKSRIGHPAPFPVELPMRCMKLFSFVGDTVLDPFMGSGSTLVAASRCGRKAIGIEIDPRYCEIARGRIAGEGRRE
- a CDS encoding DUF2124 family protein gives rise to the protein MAEKEALRGVTGIIRPYKEYMTSLGLVKGDQVVYYGCVGTCTPFVELLAIGIRGLHLSQVFVPLLDETKARAITDVPDVGMQAAGPRAEVSEVSPKVIVIMGGLAMPLMPTTKELVRDLAERHPESKVVGVCFQDMFARAGWMDVVPFDFTISAMIEPITVTHHRE
- the tsaA gene encoding tRNA (N6-threonylcarbamoyladenosine(37)-N6)-methyltransferase TrmO, whose translation is MKHEPGPAYSYTPIGTIHSPFTDIAGMPIQPVGARGVRGTIEIREDLREGLSDLAAFSRVILIYALHRCSGYSLTVTPFLDPAPHGIFATRSPKRPNAIGLSVVRLTGVDGCTISIEDVDVLDGTPLLDLKPYVPSFDAYPDSCCGWFEHVAENAKVTRSDDRFR
- a CDS encoding transglutaminase domain-containing protein — protein: MVILLFITVGFVSSVGVIFVFPHLNPFPALDPRAADTIALERSDADETILLNDEVNAQYGETIYPQGKDRISAELAKVQNISDTKGKLDEIFTWEMTDWVEPDDNISAFACTDRTCSYTYLISNPSRMKASPYYDNMLYPQMTPNGTYYADDPYWIAYNKIGECREYSELFAFMAQQSGIESHIVMTDAHQWVELELPNGSYYYDPWCAHTRDYYNATDGNLTFENKWFNKIGVYEQNCHPPDPSIITYSEFPYIWATPKYWVASQWQE
- a CDS encoding phosphoribosylformylglycinamidine synthase subunit PurL produces the protein MASFVHRIEVHYKNDPREKTRTERVRAIGIPVESLSLVDVYTIATEGRDIDTDSLNEIGARLSNPVVQDFVVDEATHALFEYAIEVGFLPGVTDNVGTTARQTIEDYLEVPFAKGEIVAASQLYLARGRLSQEEVARLASLLANPLINRVSTKTRQEYGEKGMDPVVPRVRLSEEQTAGTVDLDIPDAELAKIGKEGIADPATGQRRGPLALDLDQLHAIRDYFKTQGRNPTDVELESLAQTWSEHCKHTIFASAMDDDVPRGLYKTYIQAATNEIRKEKGEKDICVTVFTDNSGAIVFDDEYIVTHKVETHNSPSALDPFGGALTGIVGVNRDTIGFGLGAKPCINIYGFCVGDPATDPQLFRGKDKMNPVLSPRQIFDGVVRGVGTGGNCSGIPTPQGFCYFDNRYAGKPLVFAGTVGVMPRNLGEKPLYEKKAEPGDLIVMVGGRVGKDGIHGATFSSEALDPNSPVTAVQIGDPITQKKFSDVLVKEARDRGLYRSITDDGAGGLSCSVAEMAKECNGCRVDLEKVPLKYPGMAPWEIWISESQERMTLAVPPEKLAEFLELMQRRGVEATVIGEFTGTGRCVVEYNRKTVMDVDLAFLHDGLPKKHLTTAPQEADAAEPAFSCPARLDETLVAMLGRKNICSTEFVTVQYDHTVQGGHVLGPVQGKGRVQSAATLTKVVPGSKKAVGLSQALFPSYSEIDPYRMAAASIDAAIRGLVALGVPPDNIALLDNFCWCSSDEPGRLWQLKEAARGCYDYAKAFGTPFISGKDSMFNDFSGYDAENNRVKVSVPPTLLISSIGVHPDAGKAVSLDAKIAGDLVYVIGATGSELGGSEYHALCGLSGGVVPALDTEAAKARYKKLHDAISHELVASAFPVGRGGLGTALAKVAVGGLLGMDITIPSKVRPDSFLFAETPGRFVVTIAPDHKRAFEQALGADALLLGMAGGSRLRITGETLLVEQEIAALEKAYTAAFGGF
- a CDS encoding phosphoribosylformylglycinamidine synthase subunit PurQ, whose translation is MTPTLPKSSRPLIEDRALILSGYGINSEMETQEALRRAGMASEIVHINDLIAGRERLSGYRLLVFPGGFSYGDDTGAGNAYANRVKNNLWEELMEFLDGDNLVLGICNGFQILANLGLVPAFDKTYSRDIALMPNRVGRLECRFVTLKPAAENIWTHGIVKLYCPVSHGEGNLSCSPATLQRIKKQHQIAFTYCREDLSPAGGEYPYNPNGSVEDIAGITSADGKVLGMMPHPERAMEFTNLYNWPLVKEQMRRSGERADPESLNMRIFHNVVDYFA